Within Rhipicephalus microplus isolate Deutch F79 chromosome 9, USDA_Rmic, whole genome shotgun sequence, the genomic segment GTGCCTGCGCAAGGCTGTAGCAGGGGAAAAGAAAACCGGGTGTCAGGTCATCGAACTTAAGCTCAGAAGCAAAAGTGGTATTGTGCCCGTCTTCCCTTTACTACCGTACGTGTCGTAAGCTCATTGGACAATGTGTTGTGACCAGACTGAGGCCACAGTTGGCCGAGTGGCAGCTCAAGAATCTGGTCTTGGGGCTATTGGATCGCTTCtgagtgaaaagaaaagaaaaagttgtCTTTGTTGATTACAAGCAATGCGTGATAGGGAGGCTTTGAAGAAGAATGCTCTCTGCGCATGTCTCTGGTATTCTTGAAGACAGTAATAACAGAACACACGAGTTTTGTGTGTTAGGCAGACAAGAATAGGGTAATAGAAAGGGCAACAATGATTTCCTGCTTCGTGCCTGGCTGCAGGTCCCGGTACACCAAAGGAGGGAAGAGTTCTATTTCTATGTTCCGGCCACCGGCCGACCCTGATCAGCTGCGTCAGTGGGAGCTGAACATCGGGAGGACGGACAGAGCGCTCACTCGCAATGACAAAGTGTGCTTGCTGCACTTCGAAAAGCGCTATGTGTCCGACAGGTATTACAGCGAACACGGCGGAAATGTGCTGCTCAACGAGGGCAAGGTTCCGAGGCTGCGAAAAGATGCAGTGCCTACCATTTTCGACGATCGGGTGTTCTGTGGAGGTGGCGGCGTGCAACTGGATTCGTCTGCGATGATTGCTTCGCAGTGGTGGCCAGTTGGAGCTACTCCTTGCATGTCGAACGGGGTGGTGGATGTACCCAACGAATCTCGGTTATCGCCTGCGACAGTGTCTCGGATGAACACTGACGCTGATGCTAAAGGTGGTGAGCTTAGTGAACATCGTGTCACCGTGAAAAAGGAGGACTGTTCCTTTGATGCCAACCACTTTGGGAACGCTGAACTCTGCGCTGATGAAAGAAAGATTGGCGACCTTACTGTGTTCCAGAACATCCAGGTCAAAAACGAAAAAGATGAGTGCTGTTCGAGTGTGCAAAATCTGAACGAAGTTGTCTGTGGGAAGGACAGGCCCCTAATAAGACCTGTCTGTGGCGTCAATTTTCAAGGCGCAGGCTTTGAATGTGGCGTGGAAGTGAAAAAAGAGACGAAGGAGTGCGTCGATGAGCCTCCAGTGCCTCGAATAGTGTGTGCAGTGGGTAGTTTCTACAACACGCCCACGACACCCGGCGCTGCCCAGCGGGTCCTCGTGAAACAACTGCTGCTTCACCCTGAGGTGGTGAAGCTCCCGTTCTCCTGGAGCTACCACAAGGTATGCAATGGACTGCTTATGGCATATACGAATGGTCATTTGAGAGTGCTCTGAGCATTTTTGAAAGCAATGAATTAAACAGCTTTAAAGCTCTTTATACAACAATTAAAAGTttacatctccttatatatcatgtTCAGGCTAGCTTTTTTTGCAACAAAATGAATTGAACATAGCAATATACCAGACGTAAGACACAGTACAACACATAAACCGGGCTGTGTAAATTGTAAAACTAATGCTTAGTTACTCTTTTACACCATTTCTTTTTTCAGAGCCTCCGGAACACTGAAAAAAACCACCCTAATGTACCAATATTTTCATAACTCGTGTATTATAGGTGACGAAACTGTAACGCGTGAAAGACGTACAAAAGTACGGCCTACATGAGCAGGTGCGAGACGCATAGCCTCCAAAATCGAGCAATACACGGACTTCACAATGGTTGCCGTTCCAGGAGACGGCTTGTTTAGTTGCGATCTCCAAATAAATAGGAGCGGAGTCATGACGTCAACACAGTCTAAGGGATATTTTAATTAAAATAATTATGTGTCTACAGTTTTGAAACAACAAATGAGTGTGGAGCACACTCTCATGGCAGCTTTTGATTATGGGTCATCAGGGTTTCGCTCGCAGCCCATATCATGCCCCCAACGTTGTGTTCAGCAGACCTAAGGCCATAGTCGCCAGGCTGCCGCCCAGTAGTGTCTTGGGATGTTGTTATCCTGCATGCAAGCATTTTTTTAATTTAATTCAGTTCTGACAATACTTGAAAACGTTTTGAACCAACAACACAAAAGGCTTCAATTGCATTGCACAACGCTTTCTTCTAACTTTATCGTTCCTCCATGCTTGCTTATTCCCagctgttgcggctgcatttccgatggaggcggaaatgctgtaggctcgtgtgcagATTTgtgggcacgttaaaaaaccccagggggtcaaaatttccggaacactccactacggcgtctctcataatcatatggtggtttcgggacgttaaaccccacatatcaatcaaccatgcTTGCTTATTATTCCTGCAGCCTGTGACATGTCGACGCCATCGCTCAAAACTTCAAAACACTGAAAAAGTTTCTACGAAAGAACTCGCCGAAGCCATTTTAAAAGCTCGGATGCTTTTCTTTGTAGCATGCACTAAAATTTGTAGCGTGCACTAAAGACGGGGACACACAGAAAGAAGGCTCAAACAAATGCTTACTCACAACTAATTTATTTTCAAAAAGGACTTGACTATCACACATGACACATATATATTTGTGCTTATATGtataaaaattttcaaaaataattCAGTTGTGACTCAGCACtcgtttgttctttctttccctATGTCCCCGTATTTTGTATGCACTACAAAATTTTTAACAATCATTTATTTCAAGTCGCCCAGCTATCAAGTTTACTGTGAAAAAACAAACACGATATTAGGTTAGTGTATGGCATAATAACGAAGTAAAATGGGTGTAAGGGGTGGCACAAATTCTTTCTTTAGTTGTAAAAGCAGGGACATGCGGGAGCTCAAACATTTGCTTTCTTTGTGCGGGCGCCCTATGACCAAACTTATATCGATTGAATGGATTAGGTTCATTTATTACCCGCTTTTGACTGACCTGTACCTTACAAAGCTCAACAGGGCTCTTAGCGAGCGTCTTATTGGTCGTAGTGTTCTGAAAACTTTGATACTAATAACCTCATTTACACCGAGACTGCGACAAACTATGCAACACATGTGCCAACCACGGAAATGGCCCAGCAAAGCAGGGAGATGCCTCCTCGTAACATTTAGGGCCTGTAACGTGCAAACATACATTACTCAGCTGTCATATTGATCCAGGTACAAAAAATGAAGACAGCAGAAAATTGTGTCAGGCTGTCGGAGAAAGTAATATTTGCATTAGTTACAAAATCGGGTATTTATATTCTACACAGGTGCTGCGGCAAGTAAATGTTATTGGAAGCATCTTATAGCTAGATTCGTTACCTAAGATGCTCAATGAGTGCTTCCGCACTATGTCTTTGTCAAATTGACAAACCTAATTCAGGAAAGTTTAGAAGCTTGtagtttttcagtttttttttttctgtcgtcttgttctttttttttctgccgtctTGTTCACCTTTCCCTCAGGTGTTCGGGTAATCAGATACAGTGACTGCCTACCGCTAggctttgcttttttatttttgcatcatgACTTCTAGCAATGAATGCAAAACATAGAGAACTACTTTCAACTGCTTCAACCTGTCTTTGTTTTTCTGGAGACGCTCAGTTAGTGGACATCTGCTATATACTATTTCTCGGATAGGTCCGAGTGCCACCATATGGAACTTTTAACCTTTGTGTTTTGCATCTTTAACTACTAAACGAACAGTGTTGTGGCACACGCCAAGCATGATAACTTGTGCTGGTGAGTGTGATGTTTCATGACTTTATTAATGGACGTCGTGatacacaaaaacaagaaaacatcagCTTAGCAGATCAAGGTGGCAGCACCTAGAAGTCTTACTGCACTATGGTATAGTATAATATATTGTAGTGTAGCATAGTATATACCGATAATATTCTATGTGCATATATACTAGCGCCGGCAGTAGATGTGCCCAGCCCTAGTAAAGAGATAAATGTTTGAGATACGCCAGCTCACACCACTGCTGCCGTTAGAACATGCACCAATTTTCATCACCCCTGCAATAGATTGGAAGCAGCCGAACGACCAAGCACAGGGTAGACAAGTGGCTTGAGGAACGC encodes:
- the LOC119164710 gene encoding uncharacterized protein LOC119164710 isoform X1, with translation MISCFVPGCRSRYTKGGKSSISMFRPPADPDQLRQWELNIGRTDRALTRNDKVCLLHFEKRYVSDRYYSEHGGNVLLNEGKVPRLRKDAVPTIFDDRVFCGGGGVQLDSSAMIASQWWPVGATPCMSNGVVDVPNESRLSPATVSRMNTDADAKGGELSEHRVTVKKEDCSFDANHFGNAELCADERKIGDLTVFQNIQVKNEKDECCSSVQNLNEVVCGKDRPLIRPVCGVNFQGAGFECGVEVKKETKECVDEPPVPRIVCAVGSFYNTPTTPGAAQRVLVKQLLLHPEVVKLPFSWSYHKVSTTRYYRIVYCTITVAAGDTTPVITKFVNITQSRGHNAEPPMPFEAFVSDRSLNATLGDLAKPTTIEEVERMIEAVDGLPMCRGGPSRLRYPDADPTNARLDVLGVWRRVDCEVYGTPLCRHCAKLEDALRQNACRKRKGKDFSRLRLALQCLAPAQRYKVELLQRRSRCLRRKLQRLKASGRELCDKDNENSDEDSGSSNNEMECPEVLP
- the LOC119164710 gene encoding uncharacterized protein LOC119164710 isoform X2 codes for the protein MFRPPADPDQLRQWELNIGRTDRALTRNDKVCLLHFEKRYVSDRYYSEHGGNVLLNEGKVPRLRKDAVPTIFDDRVFCGGGGVQLDSSAMIASQWWPVGATPCMSNGVVDVPNESRLSPATVSRMNTDADAKGGELSEHRVTVKKEDCSFDANHFGNAELCADERKIGDLTVFQNIQVKNEKDECCSSVQNLNEVVCGKDRPLIRPVCGVNFQGAGFECGVEVKKETKECVDEPPVPRIVCAVGSFYNTPTTPGAAQRVLVKQLLLHPEVVKLPFSWSYHKVSTTRYYRIVYCTITVAAGDTTPVITKFVNITQSRGHNAEPPMPFEAFVSDRSLNATLGDLAKPTTIEEVERMIEAVDGLPMCRGGPSRLRYPDADPTNARLDVLGVWRRVDCEVYGTPLCRHCAKLEDALRQNACRKRKGKDFSRLRLALQCLAPAQRYKVELLQRRSRCLRRKLQRLKASGRELCDKDNENSDEDSGSSNNEMECPEVLP